A part of Caviibacter abscessus genomic DNA contains:
- a CDS encoding AzlD domain-containing protein produces MNNFNFYIIVISVAIFTIMFKLAPLFIKVPENNKYLNTFFDVLPISILTILALPEAFTSIGKTKIDIFTACCSILCITFLTYKKKNLILIVFSALFIAITLKEILIYGNF; encoded by the coding sequence ATGAATAATTTTAATTTTTATATCATCGTAATATCGGTTGCAATTTTTACAATAATGTTTAAACTTGCACCTTTATTCATTAAAGTACCGGAAAATAATAAATATCTTAATACATTTTTTGATGTTTTGCCTATTTCTATATTAACAATCTTAGCTTTACCTGAAGCTTTTACATCAATTGGAAAAACAAAAATAGATATATTTACAGCTTGCTGTTCTATACTTTGCATTACATTTTTAACATATAAAAAGAAAAATCTAATATTAATAGTTTTTAGTGCTTTATTTATAGCAATTACACTTAAGGAGATATTAATTTATGGAAATTTTTGA
- a CDS encoding AzlC family ABC transporter permease, which produces MKILKGFKKGIPLSLAYFPFAFTLGLIAKNYGISPLNILIMTCIVYAGSSEVIIIRLLFENGATIYQTIIAAVIINIRYALINMSILKKQNNESRNIKILSTILLTDESIAYLTIKKIYNVYETFGFGLAGYILFCSFTLIGALFGQIIPLKYASSLNFTLYAIFLSLLISTLMLNYRYIIIVLITLGIKMGLTYFMFPPALITLLSIIMGAGIYTIIKVGFSNE; this is translated from the coding sequence ATGAAAATTTTAAAGGGTTTTAAAAAGGGAATCCCTTTATCTCTTGCATATTTTCCTTTTGCTTTTACTTTAGGATTAATTGCCAAAAATTATGGCATTAGTCCACTAAATATACTTATTATGACTTGTATAGTTTATGCTGGAAGTAGCGAAGTGATTATAATCCGTCTACTTTTTGAAAATGGTGCTACTATCTACCAAACTATTATAGCTGCTGTTATTATAAACATACGTTATGCTTTAATAAATATGTCTATTTTAAAAAAGCAAAATAATGAATCAAGAAACATAAAAATATTAAGTACAATTTTATTAACTGATGAAAGTATTGCATATTTAACAATTAAAAAAATATATAATGTTTATGAAACATTTGGTTTTGGACTTGCAGGTTATATTCTTTTTTGTTCATTTACACTTATCGGAGCATTATTTGGACAAATTATACCCTTAAAATATGCAAGTTCTCTTAACTTTACATTATATGCAATATTTTTAAGTCTTCTTATATCTACATTAATGTTAAATTATAGATATATTATAATAGTCCTTATAACTTTAGGAATAAAGATGGGGCTTACATATTTTATGTTTCCACCTGCGTTAATTACTTTACTTTCAATTATAATGGGAGCAGGAATTTATACAATAATAAAAGTAGGTTTTTCAAATGAATAA
- the spoVG gene encoding septation regulator SpoVG, whose translation MKITDIRVRLVKGAEEDLKLKAYVDITFDECFVVHGLKIIEGQNGLFIAMPSKKIANNEFKDIVHPIQPEFRKEITDQVLARYEEEKLKED comes from the coding sequence ATGAAAATTACAGATATTAGAGTAAGACTTGTTAAAGGAGCAGAAGAAGATTTAAAATTAAAAGCTTATGTTGATATAACTTTTGATGAATGTTTCGTTGTACACGGATTAAAAATTATTGAAGGGCAAAACGGACTATTTATTGCTATGCCTTCTAAAAAGATAGCAAATAATGAATTTAAAGATATAGTTCACCCAATCCAACCTGAATTTAGAAAAGAAATAACAGATCAAGTATTAGCTAGATATGAAGAAGAAAAATTAAAAGAAGATTAA
- a CDS encoding MATE family efflux transporter, translating to MENKHDFMGTENITSLIIKFSFPAILGMFVNALYNVVDRIYIGRIKEIGHLAIAGLGIVFPLVIISFSFALLFGIGSSACISLNLGDKKVKKAEKYLGTAIFLGIVVSILITIFNYLFLDKLLYIIGASGYTFIYAKDYFSIINFGIFALIMFNILNAVIRADGNPKMAMFTVLSGAIVNIVLDPILIFYFHLGVKGAAIATIISQYISFVLALYYFVSKYSKLKILTKYIRFDYEKAKKIILLGSSAFAIQIGFSLVNSILNVVLKKYGGDISISAMTIVQSLMTFLLMPIFGINQGIQPILGYNYGARKYKRVASTLLQGILGATVICIIGFVLIRLYGSRMLLIFNKNRDLIKITTRALNIYTLMLPIIGFQIVSSIYFQAIGKPRLSLLISLSRQILVMIPSLFLLSRIFGLNGIWYATPTADLIATLITFVYIMKELKYLKMEEN from the coding sequence ATGGAAAATAAACATGATTTTATGGGTACAGAAAATATAACAAGTTTAATAATAAAATTTTCATTTCCGGCTATTCTGGGAATGTTTGTAAATGCGTTATATAACGTTGTTGATAGAATATATATAGGTCGTATAAAAGAGATAGGACACCTTGCAATAGCAGGACTTGGGATAGTTTTTCCATTAGTAATAATATCATTTTCATTTGCACTGCTTTTTGGGATAGGTTCAAGTGCTTGTATATCTCTTAATTTAGGAGATAAAAAAGTAAAAAAAGCTGAAAAATATCTAGGAACAGCAATTTTTTTAGGTATTGTTGTATCAATTTTAATAACTATATTTAATTATTTATTTTTAGATAAATTACTATATATAATAGGTGCAAGTGGTTATACTTTTATATATGCAAAAGATTATTTTTCAATTATTAATTTTGGAATTTTTGCTTTAATAATGTTTAATATTTTAAATGCAGTAATAAGAGCAGACGGAAATCCTAAAATGGCAATGTTTACTGTTTTAAGCGGTGCAATTGTTAATATAGTATTAGATCCAATATTGATTTTTTATTTTCATTTAGGAGTTAAAGGTGCAGCTATTGCTACTATAATATCTCAATATATTTCATTTGTTTTGGCTTTATATTATTTTGTATCAAAATATAGTAAATTAAAGATATTGACAAAATATATAAGGTTTGATTATGAAAAAGCAAAGAAAATAATTTTACTTGGAAGTTCGGCATTTGCTATTCAAATTGGATTTAGTTTAGTAAATTCAATACTTAATGTTGTTTTAAAAAAGTATGGGGGAGATATATCAATAAGTGCCATGACAATAGTGCAATCATTAATGACCTTTCTTTTAATGCCTATTTTTGGAATTAATCAAGGAATACAACCAATACTTGGATATAACTATGGAGCAAGAAAATATAAAAGAGTTGCCTCAACGTTACTACAGGGAATTTTAGGTGCTACAGTAATATGTATAATAGGCTTTGTGCTTATAAGATTATATGGCAGTAGAATGCTTCTAATATTTAATAAAAATCGTGATTTAATAAAAATTACAACAAGAGCTCTTAATATCTATACTTTAATGTTGCCTATAATAGGTTTTCAAATAGTATCATCTATTTATTTTCAAGCAATAGGAAAACCTAGACTTAGTTTATTAATAAGTTTATCAAGACAAATTCTTGTTATGATACCAAGCTTGTTTCTTTTATCAAGAATTTTTGGTTTAAATGGTATATGGTATGCGACTCCTACAGCAGATTTAATAGCTACTTTAATAACATTTGTATATATAATGAAGGAATTAAAATATTTAAAAATGGAGGAAAACTAA
- the prfB gene encoding peptide chain release factor 2, with product MEIFEIKKEVSQIYENIVDSFNVENTVKEIKKLEQEMLKDGFWDNKDNAEVIKNLNVHKSHINDVNKIKEIYANIEILIEFIESGDNSSVDELENSFNEFTSLCQEYSNKILLNGKYDINNAIMTINAGAGGTEACDWVNMLFRMYERWATKKGFKLTVLDILNGDEAGIKSITFDVKGEYAYGYLSCEKGVHRLVRISPFDSNARRHTSFAAVNVTPEIENDIDVKLDMSDINVDTYRASGAGGQHVNTTDSAVRLTHIPTGIVVTCQNERSQIQNRETAMKILKSKLFELEMKKREQEIQDIKGAESKIEWGSQIRSYVMQPYKLVKDHRTKFEEGNVDKVMNGEIDDFITAFLKLKMN from the coding sequence ATGGAAATTTTTGAAATAAAAAAAGAAGTAAGTCAAATATATGAAAATATAGTTGATTCTTTTAATGTAGAAAATACAGTAAAAGAAATAAAAAAGTTGGAACAAGAGATGTTAAAAGACGGATTTTGGGATAATAAGGACAATGCTGAAGTCATTAAAAATTTAAATGTACATAAATCACATATAAATGATGTTAATAAAATTAAAGAAATTTATGCAAACATTGAAATCCTAATTGAGTTTATAGAATCTGGTGATAATTCTTCAGTAGATGAACTAGAAAATAGTTTCAATGAGTTTACAAGTCTTTGCCAAGAATACAGCAATAAAATTTTGTTAAATGGAAAATATGATATAAATAATGCCATTATGACTATTAATGCAGGAGCTGGTGGAACAGAAGCTTGTGATTGGGTTAATATGTTATTTAGAATGTATGAAAGATGGGCTACAAAAAAAGGATTTAAACTTACAGTCCTTGATATATTAAATGGAGATGAAGCTGGAATAAAAAGTATAACTTTTGATGTTAAAGGCGAATACGCATATGGTTATTTATCTTGCGAAAAAGGAGTGCATCGTTTAGTAAGAATTTCTCCTTTTGATTCAAATGCTAGAAGACATACTTCTTTTGCAGCAGTAAATGTAACACCTGAAATTGAAAACGATATAGATGTAAAACTTGATATGAGTGACATAAATGTAGATACTTATAGAGCTTCTGGAGCTGGAGGGCAACATGTTAATACTACAGACTCTGCTGTAAGACTTACTCATATTCCTACAGGAATCGTTGTTACTTGTCAAAATGAAAGATCTCAAATACAAAATAGAGAAACAGCAATGAAAATTCTAAAATCTAAGTTATTTGAATTAGAAATGAAAAAAAGAGAGCAAGAAATTCAGGATATTAAAGGTGCTGAAAGTAAAATTGAATGGGGTAGTCAAATAAGATCATACGTTATGCAACCATATAAACTTGTTAAAGATCATAGAACAAAATTTGAAGAAGGAAATGTTGATAAAGTAATGAATGGTGAAATTGATGACTTTATTACAGCGTTTTTAAAATTAAAAATGAATTGA
- the polA gene encoding DNA polymerase I codes for MNKLLLLDTSAIIYKSHFAMPKLKTSDGFFTGAILGFVTQLELYIKKIEPTHIAAAFDVKRSTLKRTEIFPDYKKKRSEMPIELRNQIEVIEDILKAYRINNFSADRYEADDVIASLCEFAKKYDIKVHILTGDKDLEQLVDDSENITIHLLGKDIEIKNRADVKNHLKIYPEQIPDFFGLKGDSSDGIPGVFGIGDSNGIPLIDEFSTLENIYNNLDKIKASVRAKLEKDKESAFLCRELAYVNKKLDFGIELDDLIIKNKNVSTLKEIYNRYELKKLYSSIDEASEQLEISYTVISFSELISKMKNAKNISFYVDEDYIGATFDKKTYLVKIENTNTLFSTEVIDFSKIETNANFVLYDAKKYMHLGLPIKDNFFDILIASYILNTEGKLELDNIFSSYLNLDIPIIDKKELKKLTDDQINEIQKLKAATIAYGLSNLENILKEKLVKIDTENTYEKIEKPLINVLYSMEKNGIKIDKDKFNDFEKELIEIVKIKENKVYELAEKKFNIDSPKQLGNVLYEMGVPLVKKSKTGFSTNVDVLEDLSNLGYEIATVMLEYRFYKKLLSTYIEPIPKFADENSRVHSIFNGTGTATGRLSSNNPNLQNIPTRTLEGTKIRNCFVSDKDNVLVSFDYSQIELRVLAQLSKDEHLIDAYKNDLDLHELTARKIFAKFNNEPITKFERNIAKTINFSVLYGKTPYGLSKELKIPIDSAKRYIDTYFQGYPKVAPFLDNIVNEALKNGYVKTLFGTRRYIHDIRSSNKLIFEQGKRMAINTVVQGTAANIIKMVMIKLHKLGYKLLIQVHDELIFELPKNEAERLSKEIKKIMEETIHFDLVKLKVNCSIGDNWGELK; via the coding sequence ATGAATAAATTATTACTACTAGACACAAGTGCTATTATATATAAATCACATTTTGCAATGCCAAAATTAAAAACTTCTGATGGTTTTTTCACAGGTGCTATTTTAGGTTTTGTAACACAACTAGAACTTTATATAAAAAAAATTGAACCTACGCATATTGCTGCTGCTTTTGATGTAAAAAGATCAACTCTTAAAAGAACTGAAATATTTCCAGATTACAAGAAAAAAAGAAGTGAAATGCCTATAGAACTTAGAAATCAAATAGAAGTTATTGAAGATATTTTAAAAGCATATAGAATAAATAACTTTTCTGCCGATAGATATGAAGCTGATGACGTTATAGCAAGTCTTTGTGAGTTTGCTAAAAAATATGATATAAAAGTTCATATACTAACAGGTGATAAAGACTTAGAGCAATTGGTTGATGATAGCGAAAATATTACTATACACCTTTTAGGTAAGGATATAGAAATAAAAAATAGAGCAGATGTAAAAAATCATTTAAAAATTTATCCTGAACAAATTCCTGATTTTTTTGGGTTAAAAGGTGATAGTTCCGATGGAATACCTGGTGTATTTGGAATAGGTGATTCAAATGGTATACCTTTAATAGACGAATTTTCTACACTTGAAAATATCTATAATAATTTAGATAAAATAAAAGCATCTGTTAGAGCTAAACTTGAAAAAGATAAAGAAAGTGCTTTTTTATGTAGAGAATTAGCTTATGTAAATAAAAAACTAGACTTTGGTATAGAGCTTGATGATTTAATAATAAAAAATAAAAACGTTTCAACTTTAAAAGAAATATACAATAGATATGAGCTAAAAAAACTTTATTCATCAATTGATGAAGCATCTGAACAACTAGAAATCAGCTATACTGTGATTTCTTTTAGTGAATTAATATCAAAAATGAAAAATGCTAAAAATATTAGTTTTTATGTTGATGAAGATTATATAGGAGCAACCTTTGATAAAAAAACATATTTAGTTAAAATCGAAAATACAAATACTTTATTTAGTACTGAAGTTATTGATTTTAGTAAAATTGAAACAAATGCAAATTTCGTTTTATATGATGCAAAAAAATACATGCATTTAGGATTACCCATAAAAGATAATTTCTTTGATATACTAATTGCTTCATATATATTAAACACAGAAGGAAAACTTGAACTTGACAATATATTTTCAAGTTATTTAAATTTAGATATTCCTATTATAGATAAAAAAGAATTAAAAAAATTAACAGATGATCAAATAAACGAAATACAAAAATTAAAGGCTGCAACAATAGCTTATGGATTATCAAATTTAGAAAACATATTAAAAGAAAAACTTGTTAAAATTGATACAGAGAATACGTATGAAAAAATTGAAAAACCATTAATTAATGTTCTTTATTCAATGGAAAAAAATGGTATTAAAATAGATAAAGACAAATTTAATGATTTTGAAAAAGAATTAATTGAAATAGTTAAAATAAAAGAAAATAAAGTATATGAACTTGCAGAAAAAAAATTTAATATAGATTCTCCAAAACAACTTGGAAATGTTTTATATGAAATGGGAGTACCACTTGTAAAAAAATCGAAAACAGGATTTTCAACAAATGTTGATGTACTAGAAGATCTATCAAACTTAGGATATGAAATAGCAACTGTAATGCTTGAATATAGATTTTATAAAAAGCTGCTATCTACATATATTGAACCTATTCCAAAATTTGCTGATGAAAATTCAAGAGTTCACAGTATATTTAATGGAACAGGTACAGCAACTGGAAGACTTTCTTCAAATAATCCAAATTTACAAAATATTCCTACAAGAACATTAGAAGGTACAAAAATCAGAAACTGTTTTGTTTCAGATAAAGATAATGTACTAGTTTCATTTGACTATTCTCAAATTGAACTTAGAGTTCTTGCACAACTTTCAAAAGATGAGCATTTAATTGACGCTTATAAAAATGATTTGGATTTACATGAACTTACTGCTAGAAAAATATTTGCAAAATTTAATAATGAACCTATTACAAAATTTGAAAGAAACATCGCAAAAACAATTAATTTTAGTGTACTTTACGGTAAAACACCTTATGGTCTGTCAAAAGAACTTAAAATACCTATTGATAGTGCTAAAAGATACATAGATACATATTTTCAAGGTTATCCAAAAGTAGCACCATTTCTTGATAATATAGTTAATGAAGCTTTAAAAAATGGATATGTTAAAACTTTATTCGGAACAAGAAGATACATACATGATATACGTTCAAGTAATAAACTTATTTTCGAACAAGGTAAAAGAATGGCTATTAATACTGTTGTTCAAGGAACAGCTGCAAATATAATAAAAATGGTAATGATCAAATTACATAAATTAGGATATAAATTATTAATACAAGTCCATGATGAACTAATATTTGAACTTCCTAAAAATGAAGCAGAAAGACTTTCTAAAGAAATCAAAAAAATAATGGAAGAAACAATTCATTTTGATTTAGTTAAACTTAAAGTAAATTGCTCAATTGGAGACAACTGGGGTGAACTTAAATGA
- a CDS encoding DUF4198 domain-containing protein, translated as MKKTFTIISALVLSSLSFAHFQMINTKTLNVDTSSKSIPFDIIFTHPASNGHTMDIGKNKEGKIAEVESFVVKKGEKLIDAKSYLVKSTFGKTGNKALSYKFTLDSKTGLRGSGTYVLIFNPAPYYEKSENIYIKQATKVYLQRGEIESEGWNEKQSEKGTPEILPYINPTKLWKGQIFRGQVVDGEGNPVPNAEIEVEYRNYNVKNGQFTGTAKTENSENVIFADKNGMFEFVLTEKGQWGFAALGASKHDKIDDVEVSYDAVLWVEAK; from the coding sequence ATGAAAAAAACATTTACAATTATATCAGCACTAGTTTTATCAAGTTTATCATTTGCACATTTTCAAATGATAAATACAAAAACATTAAATGTTGATACAAGTAGCAAAAGTATACCTTTTGATATTATATTTACTCATCCAGCTTCAAATGGTCATACAATGGATATAGGAAAAAATAAAGAAGGTAAAATAGCTGAAGTTGAATCATTTGTTGTTAAAAAAGGTGAAAAATTAATAGACGCAAAGTCATATTTAGTAAAAAGTACTTTTGGTAAAACAGGAAATAAAGCATTATCATATAAATTTACATTAGATTCAAAAACAGGGCTTAGAGGTTCAGGAACTTATGTATTAATTTTTAATCCAGCACCTTATTATGAAAAATCTGAAAATATATATATCAAACAAGCGACAAAAGTATACCTTCAAAGAGGAGAAATAGAATCTGAGGGGTGGAACGAAAAACAAAGTGAAAAAGGAACGCCTGAAATATTACCATATATAAATCCAACAAAATTATGGAAAGGTCAAATATTTAGAGGGCAAGTTGTAGATGGAGAAGGAAATCCAGTTCCTAATGCTGAGATTGAAGTTGAATATAGAAACTATAATGTAAAAAATGGTCAATTTACAGGTACTGCAAAAACAGAAAATTCTGAAAATGTAATTTTTGCAGATAAAAATGGAATGTTTGAATTTGTTTTAACTGAAAAAGGACAATGGGGATTTGCTGCACTTGGGGCAAGTAAACATGACAAAATTGACGATGTTGAAGTATCATATGATGCGGTTTTATGGGTAGAAGCAAAATAA
- a CDS encoding thioredoxin family protein has protein sequence MTNYNEYLKFNEDVYAQKQEKILPKIVIDYDTTDAIKKISKSINLMVYAEPYCPDSRAVVAVLERIRKCNPNCINIEYIPRKGNEYKLNMISEGKIPTVFLVDGIKLTTIISERPEPVKKIIESSDNPEEEIYNFRIGKYNSEIISSIIEVITKE, from the coding sequence ATGACAAATTACAATGAATATTTAAAATTTAATGAAGATGTTTATGCACAAAAACAAGAAAAAATATTACCTAAAATTGTAATTGATTATGATACAACAGATGCTATAAAAAAAATATCAAAATCAATTAATTTAATGGTTTATGCAGAACCATATTGTCCTGATAGCAGAGCAGTAGTTGCAGTTCTTGAAAGAATAAGAAAATGTAATCCTAATTGTATAAATATTGAATATATACCTAGAAAAGGAAATGAATATAAGCTTAATATGATTTCTGAAGGCAAAATTCCTACAGTATTTTTAGTTGATGGAATTAAACTAACAACTATTATTTCAGAAAGACCAGAACCTGTTAAAAAAATTATAGAATCAAGTGATAATCCAGAAGAAGAAATATATAATTTTAGAATAGGAAAATATAATAGTGAAATAATAAGTTCAATTATTGAAGTTATAACAAAAGAATAA
- a CDS encoding DNA-3-methyladenine glycosylase I encodes MYRCKWAKKDIEINYHDNEWCKPSYDDLYIFEMLILETFQAGLSWLIVLNKRESIRNAFSSFDYEKIAKYDEYKIEELLLNEQIIRNKLKIRSAISNAKSYIKIREEFGSFSSYIWKFVNNKICVNYPKDEKQIQSKNDLSDEISKDLKKRGFKFVGSTTVYSFLQSIGIIDDHVINCKEKYGK; translated from the coding sequence ATGTATAGATGTAAATGGGCTAAAAAAGACATTGAAATTAACTACCATGATAATGAATGGTGTAAACCTTCTTATGATGATTTATACATATTTGAAATGCTTATACTTGAAACTTTTCAGGCAGGGCTTAGTTGGCTTATTGTTTTAAATAAAAGAGAAAGTATAAGAAATGCATTTTCAAGTTTTGATTATGAAAAAATTGCAAAGTATGATGAATATAAAATAGAAGAACTTTTATTAAATGAACAAATAATTAGAAATAAGCTTAAAATAAGATCGGCTATTTCGAATGCAAAATCATATATAAAAATTAGGGAAGAATTTGGCTCTTTTAGTTCATACATATGGAAATTTGTAAACAATAAAATATGTGTAAATTATCCAAAAGATGAAAAACAAATTCAAAGTAAAAATGATTTATCCGATGAAATAAGTAAGGATTTAAAAAAAAGAGGATTTAAATTTGTTGGTTCAACAACTGTTTATTCATTTTTACAATCAATAGGTATAATAGATGATCACGTAATTAATTGTAAGGAGAAATATGGAAAATAA
- a CDS encoding metal ABC transporter substrate-binding protein, translating into MRRILVYIFLFIGSISFAKLKVGVTMLPYYSYVSNIVGDKMEVVPLVPENINTHSYDATPKDVKKLASVDIVVINGIGNDEYVYPMIRAAQKTKPNIKIINANKTANLLYISGQKNTKVTNVHTYISITQSIKQIDYIAQKLGEIDPKNATYYKKNAREYDSKLRKIKQEALARVKGKMSGIKIATSHAGYDYLLAEFGLTVSAVVEPSYTQSPTASDLKLAIEKIKTQKIDILFDEELSNHKNARTIKNDTGVYIATLNHMTQGAYYKGAFEKFIKLNMKSVTDAILSVQNKK; encoded by the coding sequence TTGAGAAGAATTTTAGTATACATTTTTTTATTTATAGGAAGTATAAGTTTTGCAAAATTGAAAGTTGGAGTAACTATGTTACCGTATTACTCATATGTCAGTAATATTGTAGGTGATAAAATGGAAGTTGTACCACTTGTTCCTGAAAATATTAATACGCATAGCTATGATGCAACTCCAAAGGATGTAAAAAAATTGGCAAGTGTTGATATAGTCGTAATAAATGGTATTGGAAATGATGAATATGTGTATCCTATGATACGTGCAGCACAAAAAACAAAACCTAATATAAAAATAATTAATGCAAATAAAACTGCAAATTTACTGTATATATCAGGTCAAAAAAATACAAAAGTAACAAATGTTCATACATATATATCGATAACACAAAGTATAAAACAAATAGATTATATAGCACAAAAATTAGGAGAAATAGATCCAAAAAATGCAACGTATTATAAAAAAAATGCAAGAGAATATGATAGCAAGTTAAGAAAAATAAAACAAGAAGCTTTAGCTAGAGTTAAAGGAAAAATGAGTGGCATAAAAATAGCAACTTCACATGCAGGCTATGATTATTTACTAGCTGAATTTGGTCTTACTGTATCAGCGGTAGTTGAGCCTTCATATACACAATCTCCTACAGCTTCAGATTTAAAACTAGCAATTGAAAAAATAAAAACACAAAAAATAGATATTTTATTTGATGAAGAATTATCAAATCATAAAAATGCAAGAACAATCAAAAATGATACGGGAGTATATATAGCAACTCTTAATCATATGACACAAGGTGCATATTATAAGGGAGCATTTGAGAAATTTATAAAATTAAATATGAAAAGTGTTACTGATGCTATACTTTCAGTACAAAACAAAAAATAA
- a CDS encoding acetate/propionate family kinase — protein sequence MKVFVLNSGSSSIKFQVIETTTSKTLIKGLCERIGVENSTFTVENMEKGIKRKNEPHNFKNHTYALEHVLKSLLDREIGVVNKLDEIGAIGHRVVHGGEWFTKSTIVTEEVLELLEKANKLAPLHNPANIKGVRVCQRLMPDKVNVLVFDTAFHHTLDPEKYIYALPYEDYEELNIRKYGFHGTSVRYVSGRAIQMLDKKESKIIVCHLGNGASITAVKNGKSIDTSMGFTPLSGIPMGTRSGDIDPAIVLYLMEKRHLSKTEAMERLNKKSGMLGIFGKSDNRDLTFAMLDGDERAKLAFDIFCSRIVSYIGSYYLQLEGLDAIVFTGGIGENSHETREEVCKRLKVLGIELDLSQNSKRVSEDLVLSTEKSKVKVLKIGTNEELIIAKDVEELVFDSK from the coding sequence ATGAAAGTATTTGTTTTAAATAGTGGTAGTTCATCAATTAAATTTCAAGTAATAGAAACTACAACATCTAAAACCTTAATAAAAGGTTTATGCGAAAGAATTGGCGTTGAAAACTCAACATTTACAGTAGAAAATATGGAAAAAGGCATAAAAAGAAAAAATGAGCCGCACAATTTTAAAAATCATACTTATGCACTGGAACATGTGTTAAAATCCTTACTTGACAGAGAAATTGGCGTAGTGAACAAATTAGATGAAATAGGTGCAATAGGACATAGAGTTGTTCACGGGGGAGAATGGTTTACAAAATCTACGATAGTTACGGAAGAAGTTTTGGAATTGCTAGAAAAAGCAAATAAATTAGCACCTTTGCATAATCCAGCTAATATTAAAGGAGTTAGAGTTTGTCAAAGGCTTATGCCTGATAAAGTAAATGTGCTTGTATTTGATACCGCATTTCATCATACTTTAGACCCTGAAAAATATATATATGCACTTCCTTATGAAGATTATGAGGAATTAAATATAAGAAAATATGGATTTCACGGAACGTCGGTAAGATATGTTAGCGGTAGAGCTATACAAATGCTAGATAAAAAAGAAAGTAAAATTATAGTTTGTCATTTAGGAAATGGAGCATCCATAACAGCAGTTAAAAATGGAAAATCAATTGATACATCTATGGGATTTACTCCTCTTTCAGGTATACCTATGGGAACAAGAAGTGGAGATATAGATCCGGCAATTGTACTTTATTTAATGGAAAAAAGGCATTTATCAAAAACTGAGGCAATGGAAAGACTTAATAAAAAATCAGGAATGCTTGGGATATTTGGTAAATCAGATAATAGAGATTTAACCTTTGCAATGCTTGATGGAGATGAAAGAGCAAAATTAGCATTTGATATATTTTGTAGTAGAATAGTATCTTATATCGGTTCTTATTATTTACAACTTGAAGGTTTAGATGCAATAGTATTTACAGGAGGTATAGGTGAAAATTCACACGAAACTAGAGAAGAAGTATGTAAAAGATTAAAGGTTTTAGGTATTGAATTGGATTTATCTCAAAATTCGAAAAGAGTATCAGAAGATTTAGTATTATCAACAGAAAAATCAAAAGTGAAAGTGCTAAAAATTGGAACTAATGAAGAGTTAATCATAGCAAAAGATGTTGAAGAATTAGTTTTTGATTCAAAATAA